The following proteins are encoded in a genomic region of Fibrobacter sp.:
- a CDS encoding tetratricopeptide repeat protein has translation MNKIFKVKGSYWSKLTLFCVISFLLALDNFAAETGDYIHYRLGVKFKNEKKYDKAIDEFRKVLSAYPDNYNAYMHMAEIRMAQDRYRLVIYNLKKALAYNPGWGKAHKMLATAYEKDGQLQNAVIELQNYQQSCDPTERDSLQKQIDRIAKIVGKPVGGGVQKKDQEIRDTSSTGAGRGNVLESADQDLRKIVDLYEKGKLDQALSEIRTLLKSKPNHSGAYYYAGLIRNKKGQSEMARINFLKAVNFPQLGQNSHFYLGKIYAENGNTAEAIKHLSRYIEKSTYEPGKKEARDLLEKLKKDPGALKSVKSTQTKKTEKKVSGPAVKEASSQLSGSSSVEPIQQEKYAVFEMRIDSLLSMMTVDTLTDLGQKLLLGIHEFKRGNYDASIREFKKVMVAHPDGVTPVHCIYNTGVCYFKLGLFKEAENQFQQILDRYANQKVAPQCLFLKALTYLERDEPMTAEKLFRDFIQKNRDHEWAGKAFEKLGECYESMEQPKKAIDAYQQAALKGKNLDRVCAYFKAGTVYQQIGNSIRAQEAFKSAIDLGEKHDIYYRVPDSYYRIADEKYKGKDYEGALRYYTKVTRKYPAFQETPWGLFQIGSIHKNLKRYQDAVNAFKDLVRKYPDDYWAKQAKWKMEDAIWENEYRAVLK, from the coding sequence ATGAATAAGATTTTCAAAGTGAAAGGATCATATTGGAGTAAGTTAACGCTGTTTTGTGTAATATCTTTCCTTTTAGCACTGGATAATTTTGCCGCCGAAACCGGTGATTACATCCATTACCGTCTTGGTGTCAAGTTCAAGAACGAGAAAAAATATGACAAGGCAATAGATGAATTCAGGAAGGTTCTCTCGGCATACCCGGATAATTACAATGCCTACATGCATATGGCAGAGATCCGTATGGCTCAGGATCGGTACCGCCTTGTTATTTACAATTTAAAAAAGGCTCTTGCATACAATCCGGGGTGGGGCAAAGCTCACAAGATGCTTGCAACAGCTTATGAAAAAGACGGACAGTTACAGAATGCTGTAATTGAGCTGCAGAACTATCAGCAGTCATGCGACCCGACAGAGCGGGATAGTCTGCAGAAGCAGATCGACAGGATAGCAAAAATTGTGGGCAAGCCTGTCGGGGGGGGGGTACAAAAGAAGGATCAGGAAATCAGGGATACCTCATCAACAGGAGCGGGTAGAGGAAATGTGTTGGAATCTGCCGATCAGGATCTTAGGAAAATTGTTGACCTTTATGAAAAAGGGAAATTAGATCAGGCTCTCTCGGAGATTCGCACGCTGCTGAAGTCTAAGCCAAATCATTCCGGGGCTTATTACTATGCGGGGTTGATCAGAAATAAAAAGGGTCAGTCGGAAATGGCGAGGATAAATTTTCTCAAAGCAGTAAATTTTCCGCAACTGGGACAAAACAGTCATTTTTATCTGGGGAAAATTTATGCCGAAAATGGAAACACCGCAGAGGCGATAAAGCATCTTTCCCGGTATATAGAAAAGTCAACTTACGAACCGGGAAAGAAAGAAGCCAGGGATCTTCTGGAAAAGCTGAAAAAAGATCCGGGGGCTTTAAAAAGCGTAAAGAGCACACAGACGAAGAAAACAGAAAAAAAGGTCAGCGGTCCAGCGGTTAAAGAAGCATCTTCTCAGCTCTCCGGCTCCTCTTCGGTTGAGCCGATACAGCAGGAAAAGTATGCTGTTTTTGAGATGCGGATTGATTCTTTGTTGTCGATGATGACCGTTGATACGCTTACAGATCTCGGGCAGAAGCTTCTTCTGGGGATTCATGAATTTAAGAGGGGAAACTATGATGCCTCCATAAGGGAGTTTAAAAAGGTGATGGTGGCTCATCCTGATGGTGTTACGCCGGTACATTGCATCTACAATACAGGAGTCTGCTATTTCAAGCTTGGTCTTTTCAAGGAGGCTGAGAATCAGTTCCAGCAGATTCTTGACAGGTATGCAAATCAGAAGGTTGCACCACAGTGTCTTTTTTTAAAGGCACTGACATATCTGGAGCGTGACGAACCAATGACGGCTGAGAAACTGTTCAGAGATTTCATTCAGAAGAACCGTGATCACGAATGGGCTGGAAAAGCCTTTGAGAAACTTGGCGAATGCTACGAGAGTATGGAGCAGCCAAAGAAAGCTATAGATGCCTATCAGCAGGCGGCATTAAAAGGGAAGAATTTAGACAGGGTTTGTGCCTATTTCAAAGCTGGTACGGTTTATCAGCAGATCGGCAATTCCATCAGAGCACAGGAGGCATTCAAATCGGCTATTGACCTTGGAGAGAAACATGACATTTACTACAGGGTTCCTGATTCTTATTATCGTATAGCCGACGAGAAGTACAAGGGGAAGGATTATGAGGGGGCTTTAAGATATTACACAAAGGTTACCCGTAAGTATCCTGCTTTTCAGGAGACTCCCTGGGGGTTGTTTCAGATAGGAAGTATTCACAAGAATCTGAAACGCTACCAGGACGCTGTGAATGCTTTCAAGGATCTTGTACGCAAATACCCCGATGATTACTGGGCAAAGCAGGCGAAGTGGAAGATGGAGGATGCTATCTGGGAGAATGAATACAGGGCAGTACTCAAGTAG
- a CDS encoding DUF342 domain-containing protein yields the protein MSEISVLHTPDGLRAFIQIHFQGTARKITPDDLRQFLNRKGIIYGIIDEALIEISNGGVKNRIEVARGVPPRPGVPGHIQMLIDTSGMGKPKTLSDGRVDHRDLGLVVNVKKGTILARKIHPRPGTEGKSVFGKPIPVPPVSDVVLRPGVGTCISEADPDLLVADIDGALGVDDEGNVEVRNEKVLNGDIDYSTGNISFCGHLCIKGSIRSGFIVETVGDLKVGGNIEDATVKCGGNLEVRGGAMGSGNGKIQCRGRFRASHIENFPVEADGDVLIGEEIMHSNVISGGKVRARQIIGGSVVAVEIDADVVGSGAETKTVLDVGRELMLIQERHLLLKELVFNVNEFVSLKQQIYSCVKDVMDENGYMPSEEEKNLEKLKQKIIEVNDACLKLQSRVKEIEMLQKNCKADPGVMIGTAYPNTLIKYGSGEKMIAEKTERLVFHPGKKVK from the coding sequence ATGTCTGAGATTTCGGTTCTGCATACTCCCGACGGTCTCAGGGCTTTTATACAGATACACTTTCAGGGTACAGCCAGGAAGATAACTCCCGATGATCTGCGTCAGTTCTTAAACCGTAAGGGCATAATTTACGGAATAATTGATGAGGCTCTTATAGAGATCTCCAATGGCGGAGTTAAGAACCGCATTGAAGTGGCCAGGGGGGTACCGCCCAGGCCCGGTGTGCCGGGTCATATCCAGATGCTTATTGACACATCGGGAATGGGAAAGCCCAAAACGCTCTCTGACGGCCGTGTGGACCATCGCGATCTGGGTCTTGTAGTAAATGTCAAGAAAGGTACCATTCTTGCCCGTAAAATTCATCCCAGGCCTGGAACCGAGGGTAAAAGTGTTTTCGGTAAACCGATTCCAGTTCCTCCGGTCAGTGATGTGGTGCTTCGTCCCGGTGTCGGGACTTGCATTTCTGAGGCTGATCCGGATCTTCTGGTGGCTGATATTGACGGAGCTCTGGGGGTGGATGATGAGGGGAATGTTGAAGTAAGGAACGAGAAAGTATTAAACGGAGATATTGATTACTCTACCGGGAATATCTCTTTCTGCGGTCATCTCTGTATTAAGGGGTCTATTCGTTCCGGCTTTATAGTTGAGACAGTGGGGGATCTCAAGGTTGGCGGCAATATCGAAGACGCAACAGTAAAGTGTGGCGGAAACCTTGAAGTAAGGGGCGGGGCTATGGGATCGGGAAATGGGAAAATTCAATGCAGAGGCAGATTCCGTGCATCCCATATAGAAAATTTTCCTGTCGAGGCTGACGGTGATGTTCTGATCGGTGAGGAAATAATGCACAGCAATGTGATTTCCGGGGGGAAAGTCAGAGCAAGGCAGATTATTGGAGGCAGCGTAGTCGCTGTGGAGATTGATGCAGATGTCGTGGGCAGTGGTGCAGAAACTAAAACCGTTCTGGATGTAGGAAGAGAACTGATGCTTATCCAGGAGCGTCATTTACTGCTCAAGGAACTTGTCTTCAACGTCAACGAGTTTGTTTCTCTGAAACAGCAGATTTATTCTTGTGTTAAGGATGTAATGGATGAAAACGGCTATATGCCTTCTGAAGAGGAGAAAAATCTCGAAAAACTGAAGCAGAAAATAATTGAAGTAAATGATGCCTGTCTGAAGCTGCAATCGCGTGTAAAGGAAATCGAGATGCTTCAGAAAAACTGCAAAGCTGATCCGGGAGTAATGATCGGAACCGCGTATCCCAACACACTGATCAAATACGGATCCGGAGAGAAGATGATTGCAGAGAAAACTGAAAGATTGGTTTTTCATCCAGGGAAGAAAGTGAAATGA
- the rfaD gene encoding ADP-glyceromanno-heptose 6-epimerase — protein MIVVTGGAGFIGSAIVWQLNKRGKSDIIVVDRLRNEEKWRNLVPLRFADYIDKEDFIEKLEEGFFGGDIEVIFHLGACSSTTEKDADYLIRNNYQYSIRIGKWWEKHPGTRFIYASSAATYGDGGMGYVDDMEIIPKLRPLNMYGYSKQMFDLFALRQGWLEKIIGIKYFNVFGPNEYHKGDMRSVVNKAFARARDEGVISLFESYRPEYGNGEQVRDFIYVKDAVRMTLFFMDNPDIGGVYNIGTGKARSWNDLAKAIFSALGKEPVIEYIPMPEQLKDKYQYFTEADLSKLKATGCNTQCMELEESVRDYVCNYLQPHFYLDPERHGE, from the coding sequence ATGATTGTTGTAACAGGTGGTGCCGGATTCATAGGGAGTGCTATTGTCTGGCAACTCAACAAACGAGGGAAAAGTGATATAATAGTAGTTGACAGGCTCAGAAATGAAGAGAAATGGCGGAATCTGGTTCCGCTTCGCTTTGCCGATTATATTGACAAAGAAGATTTCATAGAAAAGCTTGAAGAGGGTTTTTTCGGCGGGGATATAGAGGTGATATTTCACCTTGGCGCCTGTTCATCAACAACAGAAAAAGATGCAGACTATCTTATCCGCAACAATTACCAGTATTCAATACGGATCGGGAAATGGTGGGAAAAGCATCCCGGCACCCGCTTTATTTATGCCTCAAGTGCGGCAACCTATGGAGATGGCGGCATGGGATATGTTGATGATATGGAAATTATCCCGAAGCTGCGCCCGCTCAACATGTATGGGTATTCAAAGCAGATGTTTGATCTTTTCGCACTGAGGCAGGGCTGGCTTGAAAAAATCATCGGGATTAAATATTTCAATGTTTTCGGCCCTAATGAGTATCACAAGGGTGACATGAGAAGTGTAGTAAACAAGGCTTTTGCAAGGGCCAGAGATGAGGGAGTGATCTCACTTTTTGAATCGTACAGGCCTGAGTACGGTAATGGAGAGCAGGTGAGAGATTTTATCTATGTGAAAGATGCTGTAAGGATGACGCTGTTTTTTATGGACAATCCTGATATTGGAGGTGTATACAATATAGGTACGGGCAAGGCGCGTTCCTGGAATGACCTGGCGAAGGCGATTTTCAGTGCGCTGGGTAAAGAACCGGTAATAGAATATATCCCCATGCCTGAGCAGCTAAAAGACAAGTACCAGTATTTCACCGAAGCAGATCTCTCGAAGCTCAAGGCGACCGGGTGTAATACGCAGTGCATGGAACTGGAGGAATCGGTTCGTGATTACGTCTGCAATTATCTTCAGCCTCATTTCTATCTCGATCCCGAAAGGCATGGTGAGTGA